The Catharus ustulatus isolate bCatUst1 chromosome 9, bCatUst1.pri.v2, whole genome shotgun sequence genomic interval CCTGAACCTTCCCTGGAGTAACTCAAagccctttcctcctcctgtccctgttgccagatcccaaatccccccggtgtcccctcctggcagggacttgtgcagagccagaaattccccctgagcctccttttctccaggctgagcccccccagttccctcagggattctccagccccttcccagctccctcagggattctccagccccttcccagctccctcagggattctccagccccttcccagctccttcagcctctcctgctgctccagatccttcccagctccaagACAAGCAGCAACCTAAACCAATTTTTTACTTTCAGAGCACATTCAAAACGCTGttgactgaaaacaaaaagaaaccccaaTCCCTCacttcagctggagctgctggaaggaatCTCTggagccatccctgcaggagtTATTCCCAAAGTGTGGGGATGGCTCAGGGGGCAGGaatgggcagcagggctgagtccatcactgtccctgctgctccctgtgctcagcagggagGTGGTGCTCCCCCAGCTGCACTTCTCCTGATGATCCAGATGGATTTCTCCTAATCCAGCTGGAGTTTTTCCAACCACCCATCTGGAGTTCTTCTGATGATCCAGCTGAAGATCTCCTGACAATCCAGCTGCAGTTCTGATGATCCAGCTGGAGTTCTCTTGATGATTGAGCTGGAGTTCTGATGATAATCCAGCTGCAGTTTCCCTGATAATCCAGCTGCAGTTCTGATGATCCAGCAGGAGTTTTCCTGATGATCCAGCTGGAGTTCTGACAATCCAGCTGGAGTTTTCCTGATAATCCAGCTGAAGATCTCCTGACAATCCAGCTGCAGTTCTGATGATCCAGCTGGAGTTCTCCTGATGAGTGAGCTGGAGCTCTGATGATAATCCAGCTGCAGTTTTTCCTGATGATCCAGCTGCAGTTCTGATGATCCAGCTGGAGTTCTCTTGACCATCCAGCAGTTTTCCTGATGATCCAGCTGGAGATTTCCTGACcacccagctggagcagagggattCCAAGCTGTTCCTGCAAACAGCAGCCGGTCTCCAACGAGCTCCTGACATTCAGCAGGCACAAGATCAAACAATTCTTCCCCTGCCAGATCTTCAATCCTCGTTGGAAGCTCCAGATGAGGCTCTGAGTGCTCCcttgcagcctgagctgggtCTCCTGCCCACCTGTGTGTCCTGGATGGATTTGGCAGATCTAACAGAGCTGTTCCTTGgctctcccatcccatccattcACAGAATTAGAAAATCCCactcacagaattcacagaattcacagaattctaAAATGCCACCGTGGTTTGGATTTGGATGGAGATTAAAacccatctcatcccacccaAGGCTCAGGAcaccttcccccagcccaggctgctccttctcctttgCCAGGTGCTGGATCCATGTGGAAATCGCTTCCTTtgctgggagagctctgggcAAGCAGCACCAGCAAGGTTTGTGTTTGTCACCCATCCCCAACTCTCCTCTTGGATCTCAAGGTAGAAATTGCTGCTTCTGAACCAATTTTCAGGGCTAGGAAACGAGCTTCATTTGCATCCCAACAGGGCCCATCCAGGACGTAGTAAAAGGAGGGCTGTGTGTGAGAAATGTGATTAAAGACCCTTTAATTAGCTCTGAACTGCACTGCTGTGACCTTTACCTGCCACAAGCCCCCAGACCTCGCTGCTTTTCATCAGCATCCAAcccttcctccatccctgattttccatccatcccctccctgcaggctgttGGAACCCTGGGAGTTTGgaactttctgttctttctgacactgacccccaggagaacactgctttggacTTGGGGGCTTGAGAAAGATTCCAAATtggagtgatggagttaaaatcacaggtgtgGAGTTGGAATggaagtgtgtgatttcacaaggtgaagggtttggaatttagGTTTTTAGATTACAGTACTAAGTATGGAACAAGATGGAGTTTCTTGAGCATTGacacttttctccttctcttccttcttctccatgatttcaaaaagcagtttttagtCAGACAGAAAATCCTGAAGTGTGGGTCACAAGTGTTCAGTTATTGGgtaaaaaacataaataatataaaagttAGTTTTTAATTCAATAGTTATCCTTTAAAAGACCTCATAACCAGCTACATCTAcctccattttctcatttttaacttGTTAACTAGAAATGTTGCAGAGCTCTCTGCACTTTAGACAACATTGAATAAACAAccaagtttaaataaaaaatccttctcTCTAGCATTCAtgagtaaaagcaaaaaaataaaaaaataaaaaaagctaaGCAGTATCATTATTGCAGGAGTCATCAGGGCTGTTCTGCAGCTTCCTGGGGAGAGCtctcagtgcccagccctgaaaCTGCTTCCCAGTCTGGCTCTTCCTcaaagaaatttcagttttttgggTCCTTTTGGTgttgctggggctgtgtgtcctTGTTAACCTGCACTGGGGCAGGTcctgaaatcctgggaaaaaccTGGATGCACACCCCAAACAGATTTAATCCAAACCTTGAGACAAGTTGCTTTCCCAGCAGAAGGAACATTGGAGGAATGGAATTTCCTCTTGCAGAAATTCCCACCAGAAACCTGcattttaattcccttttctccAACAATGAACACAAACCTGGAACAACCACAACAAAATCACAGCCTGGGTGAGGATTTGAAGGAAGTATTGATCCCTTCTGTGCTTTAAAtcagggaatcatggaatgacCTGGATTGGGAGGGACCTAAAAGATGATTGAGTTCCAAATCCCTGGCAAGGGAAGTCTTTGCTGCTTCTAACATCAATCCCAGAttcaaaactagaaaaataaagggGGAATTTAACTGTAGCTGCAAATGacatggaaaagggaaaatgataGATTTGATTCATTTTCCTACATAAAAGAGCTGCACTCCTGAATGCACTTGAGAATGAATCTGCAGGATCTTAATTTGTACTTCAGaagctgcacacagctcctaAAATTGCTTGTTCCAAACTGAAAAGGCCTTTCCTGGTGAGTGTGAGGCCATGGCCAAACAATCCCATTTCTCTGCAAAATGCCCAGATCCCTGGGAACTGGCACAGGGCTGTTTGTGCCACAGGAACAtttctgcagaagcagagaCATTTTCCCtgagaaggaaacacaaactGTGCTGGGTGACTCTTTGGGATGCTCCCAAATGCAATCCCACAGGTTTTATCTCCCCAGAGAAGTGAATCCCTTTGGATCTgacccaggagagcagggctggaggtgatTTCTCCACTtgaatcccatttttcccccatgcCATGACCCTGTTCCCCACTTTCTCCCTGTTCCTGGCTCTtccccagcagaggcagcaagAACAAATTCCCTCCTCAAGGACAaaaatttcagggtttttcctggaataaagccccttccagccctcccagggTGACACCTTGTGCCCACTCTTTTGGAATGAGTGGGAGCTCCTGGTGGCTCCCACAAAAACTTCCTCACCTTCCAAAACCCCCAGGCACTGCACATTCCCATCTCTGTGTCAGCCAGGAATAAACCACGGagattttccttctgtgctgcaAACACAGCGATCCCTCACAGCCTGGGAAAAgctttttgaggggaaaaatgatgATGGAAAATAACTGACCCcagctcccagttctcccagttcccagttctcCCTCCCCGAGGCAGCTGCTGCCCGAGGGAGCTGTAACCGGAGCCAGAGGCAGCAGATGGAGCATTCAGGATATGCAGATTTTGGCTTTCTGTGGGAGCACGGAGAGGTGAGGAGCGGGATCGAATGTCCCTCCCATCAGGATGGAAATGCCAGCTCCAGGAATTATTTGTGGAGCTGTGGCCTGGCCCGAGCCGGGGGTCAGGAGCTGCAtttgcagcatcctcagcaaCACGGGGATTGCAGATGTGGGCAGAACAGATCCAATCTCCACTGATCTCAGCCCAAACCTTCTCTCTGTGCTGAAGCAGCTCTGATTTTCTCGAtttcctgcaggatttttgCAGAGGAGATCCATTGGTtttcctgaggagcagcaccTGCTCTGGGCATTAGGAAAACCATGGGATGGCAGGCTGGGctcccacagcaggaaaaatctgggaatctGCCAGTGTCCATTGAGGAGACACCTCCTGcacatctcccagctcctgaaTTCTCCAGGAAAACCCTCCCTGATCACTCCCATGGTGAAGCTCCCCCTGTTTGTATGGAATTACTGGGAAAGGTTAAAATCAACatcagcttttttatttctggagaaaGATGATCTTCAAACACAACCAAAGGGTTTTTCTGGATAATTCCATGAAAGGATTGTTCCATTCTCCACAGAACTGGgctctcctgtcccttcccaagAGCAGCAAGtgaatcccaaacccagcatcCATCCCAGCCTTAGCCTGGAATGCCACAGGGTCCTGCAGTTTTTTCTCCAACCACAGAGACAAGTTCTGGTTCCTaacacaaaacagattttaattccTCACCCCACACAATATTTTGTAAACCAAAACATCAGATCAGTGTCACAGAGCCCCATAAGAGCCAGGTCAGCACCTtaacaaaaagcagcagtgggGTTTTGTGTGAAACTGGGTTTAAATTCACCCTTGCTTTGGTTTTCAATGTCAGTTTTGCCCTTTTGGTTTTGTCTCTCTGAAGTTTGACAGAAATTTATTCTTTGGAATACACAATGAATTCATCCTCCTTCACTCCTCAAAATAGTCCTCTGAAAAGGCAGGTGTAGAAAAATACTTGTGAactatgaaataaaaacaaataaaaaatagcttTGGCTTGCAAATGCGagtgggtttgttttcctgcttctcccagAAAATCCAGACCTGATTCCCTCCCCCCTGAGGCCTCCTGGTTATAGAGGCACAGGCACAGTCACTTCTGCAAGTtggacccccaaaaccaaaaatgcaaCATCCAATTCCTGTCTTTTCTCCCAAGGCATCTTAGAAAAGAGCCTGGGAAGAGATGTCAGTGTAGAACTGCACTTCTTGCAATCTTGAGTTCAACAATAAAATGTGGATACTTCTTTTATCCAATTAATGGAGACACAGGAATTTGGatccttttcctgcagtgccctgAGCCTTTCACTCCTTGATCCATTCCTTCCAAGCACATCCAGGCTGAGCTGATGTCACAAATCCTTCCCAAGGAAATGGCTTTTCTTTCATTCCAGCTTTTCTCCCACAGAAATCTTCCAGGCCTTGGATCAGCTCTCTCACCCTTGGGTGCTCCAGCTGAAGCCTAAAACCAGAACAAGCTGGATAAATcaagagagggaaaacaggagaaTGCATCAACACCTGGAAAAACCTCAGGaatgtggaattttggggtgattgtGTCACTTTTTCTCCGTGGCCTCCTGCCCTTTGGCTGTGGCCACCCGGAACTGTGGGACGTAGGGAACGGCGCCTTTGGGCTTGAGGCTGCCTTGGATGAACTCCCTGACatctgctgggatgtgctgcagaaCCATCCCCTCcttgagcagagctgtgctctggagcTGACACACccccctggagctgcctgccaggagaatgtccccgtgtcccttgTGCAGGGATGTTATCCCCAGGTAATACAGGCTCCTCTCTGCACCGCCGGGGAAATCATCATCCAAAGGCTCCGAGAATCCCTCTGAggaaagcagggacagagccctgctgggctgggagccagggaacaccagcacagccccactccCCACTTCCCAAGCACCACTGGAGAAGGCACCCAAAGGCAGGGAATGCTCCCCTAGGAAGCAGCTGTCCAAGGAACtccttgggtttgttttgtgtcGGCAGAGGCCGGATGGGGAATTGTCGATGACTGTGGCGTATCTGAGCTCACACTGAGCCCTGCCTTCTCcatcctggcagctcctggaggagctgctgctctggaagtgGCTGCTGGAGCATGCTGAGTCACATTCTGAGTCCTGGGGGGTTGGAAATGTGCAATCAATCCCTAAAAATTCTCCTGGCTCTTCTTTTTCCGAGGGTTTGGTGATGCTGATGtctcccagcaccagctctgcctccagcagaaGTGGCTCACACGACATTGGCTCGGGGTGCTTGGCAAAGAGATGCTCCAGAGTTTCAGGCTGGAAGAAAAGAGGGATTTTAATGTTCATTTATTATGGAACAGCTTTGTTTCACTCTCCAGGTTTTATGGATCCAACACCAAAGGTCATCACCTGGAGCCTGGAATTCTGCCACCTCGAGTTCACACATGGTTTTTAAGAATTTATACTTGAAAATCTTCTAGGACAAAATTTCCTTGATAGATTTAATCATTGCTACATCAGCTGAAGGAACTTTCCCTGCTAGGATTGGGTTATCCAGGTCAAATTCAGCCTTTCCAGAGGATTTTTGGAGCATTCCCACCTGCTAGGATTGGATTATCCAGGTCAAATCCAGCCTTTCCAGAGGATTTTTGGAGCATTCccacctgagcagcagctgcatgtTTGAACACCTCAGTTTGGGAGAAATGCAGGATTTACTGCTCCCTAAGGGAAATCATCCACCAGGATGAACTGACAGCAGCACGAgagctccagaggaaaactccCTCGTATTTCCTAAAGAATTCAGGACCAAACAGATAAACCCAGGTTTTTTGTGCATTAACAGACCATCTTTCACAGCAGGGAAGCTGCCAAAATAATGaggaaaatgtcaaaatacTCAGAGTAGAGGGAAATCAGAGCAAAGAGTAAAACTCTTGGGTTCTACTCAGCCCAGACTCGCTGTTGCTGACACCTGGGTcatgaatttgggattttccccacaCAAATCCACCACCTTCCCACATCAAAATGAACAGGAGCtttgaaacaacaaaaacaacctttttttttctcctcatggATGTGGTTTATCCCTGCTGGAGATGTTTGcatcccttcccctctccatgGCCACCTCAAACACAGATCCAACCCCTCCCAGCCAAGGCCAGGGCTGTTTTGGCAAAGGCCACCATCTGCCACCTACTAAAAACTGGCAGATATTTATCATATCCAATGCATATTGCAGAGgcctgggaaatgggaaccTCTGGATGGAGCCAGAGGGGTGAACAGGGCTGGATTTCCACTGGAGACAGAGCTGGAACAACAAACCAGGGAAATACAAACCTGCTGGAAATTCACTCCCTGTGCCCACGAGCAGTTCTTGGGGTTGGGAACatcctcccagagcagcttctTCATCCTGAAATGGCAGGGAAAGGTTGGAGTTGGTGCTGTTCCCACAGGGACCAGGGAAGGGATCTCTGCCATTTGATTCATCCATGAAATCATCATGGCAGAGATGAGAAATGGCCCAAATTTCATCCAGAACAGAAAGAAGGGACACTCAGGTGGCAGTGGGAAAATGGAAAGGGTGCAATCTGTGCTGAGTGACCACAACCCACAGGGCctaaagcagctccaggagagctggagagggatttgggacaagggatgggagggacaggacacagggaatgggtttaaactggaaaagtgggattgagatgggattttgggcagggtgggacaggctgggatggaattcccagatttgctgttgCTGCCCTGGATCTTTGGtagtgcccaaggccaggttggacattgggaattggagcagcctggacagTGGGAGGTGGCCCTGATGGGATTTGATGTccctcccacccaaaccagttTGGGATTGTGTGACACCAGCTCAGCAGAGTGgccccagtgcagctgcagctgtagcacctggatttttggggaacaAGGAACAAGGGAGGTACCTTTGGTGTGACACCAGCACCGCTCCCAGCAGCAAAACTGAGGTGGAAAAAACAATTGGCAGAACCAGGTGGAGGCTGCCACTACTCCCAGTTTCAAATCCCCCTGGAAATAAAGGAGTTCAGCTATTAATGCAGCAGAATGATTGTCTGGGAGCAAACAGCTGGCAAGAGAGAAACAGCAAATAGCAGAAACAACAGCTCAGATGGGGAAATAACCTTGAGCAACACTTTTATTGCACATGGACAAACCTTTCCCTTGGGAATAAACAGacaaaaaggaattattttaaataggaGTTTAATCCCTCACTCAGCTCAGCCCATGGAGAGTTCTCAAATTAAAGCTGAAGTCTGATCACTGTTTGTAGGTACATTACAGTgacttcattatttatttttttccagataggACAGAGATTTTGCTTTTAGGGGTCACTTTTACAACataaaaaacagaggaaaagatCCTGTCAGTCACCTTTGGCAAAGTGATCCGTGGCTCTGGCTTTGCCAACTCCTCCAGCAAACACAGGGTAGAGGCTGAACTGGTACTTCTCAATCAGGATAAAGTGATCTGGAAAGGGGAAATCAGCCTTTGGAATCCACTGTTACCCATTTTTAACCAATTCCCTCCCAGGGGCACAgatcagagctcagagcagcccagagaggGCAATCAAGGATTCATCTTTTAGAGATCCCTCCTTCAGAATCCCAGATTCAAACTGTCAATCCAGCATTATTCTGTCATGGAATGAGCTCCttatggagctgctgggatcatTTCTAGGAGTAAAGCcaaaatgcaaaggaaatgcAGATATTAATTTGAATAATTAGCTGGTGTGTTCAATATTCCAGAACTAATTTTATTGTATTGCCACAAAATGAACTCACTCCAGAGCTTAAAGTGATTATTAATGCAACAGGCAATCCTCTAATGAGCATCAAAATTTGATTTATTGGTCAAGAGAAGGGATTAGaaacagggaagaggaaaaggggcTCAGAGCTCAGAAATCCCACATTTTCTGTTCCACACTAATTAACATGAATTGCATTTTCAAGCACACACTcaccataaataaaatatttcctgagaTTGGGAGGAACTCGCAGCCATTTCATCTGCTCCCCGTTGTTCAGGTTCCTCCACTCAATCACAAAGGATCTGATCCCAGGGGTGTGGGGGGACAgagcccaaagcagcagcacacaggagctGTTCAGCAGGTAAGCACTCAGGGATTGCACAGCATCCactgggaaaacagggaaagcaCCTGGGATCCACATCCCACAGCTGCTAAAGCTTCACCACCTCATCcctttaattacattttaataaatcCACATCAGCAGAGGGATTGTTCCCCCAAGCCACCAAAATTTGGGTTGCACTAAACCAGTCCCAAGCACTCAACAGATATCAAATATCCCAATTTTCACCACAATTCCTTATTTATccttaacaaaaaaattaaaactcctGAATTCTCAAGAATAAATTaagcaggaattgctgctcagGAAGtggagcaggaattgctgctcagGAAATCTGAGGACTCTCTACCCTGGCAGCCCAAAACAAGACCACATTTCATTCtggaaacaacaaaacactCCCCAGCAGGAATGTTGGGTGTTCCCAAACCAAAGGAGATGAAAGATCAGTTCTCCAgcagggttttattttcctttgattaattattttatattttattagtgAAGACAGCCCAATgacaactttttttccccctatccAAAAATCACATGATTTTCATGATGGAAATCTCAGTTTTCCAAGAGCTCTGAATGTATCCCCACAAAACATTCCTCATTCTAACAGagattttacagaattttacCCCAAAGGAAGCTTTCCCCATGAACATCACCAGCATTTCCCACACCCCACTATTGCTGCTCTTACCTGTGCTCATCTGCTGGGACAGAGTTAAATCAGAATTAACTGCAGAAATCCCAACTGAATTCATGGCTAAAATGGTGATGGTGTGGGTTGGCTCAGTCCATGGGAAGGTCCAGCTGGTGCCATGAtccaccagctcctcccaggAGCTGTTCCCGGGGGTCTGGTGCTTTATGATGTAGCTGCTCACGCTGCACAGCGAGTGATTCTGCATCAGGGGCTGCAGCAATTCATTGATTCGTGGGCATTAATTCCTGAGCTCCTTCCCCACTCCCCGatccccagagcagagattgtTTGGGCAGTTTTAAGGAAACAGGAGGCAGGAAGGATATTCTGGCTCCTGGTTTTTTAGCCAAGGTGGAGTTAAAGGtttcatttccctccctgagagCTGCCTCTTATTGCAGCAAAGGGAAGAAGGACAAGGAAAGCCAAACTTCCAGATTCCCACAGCAATTCCCTGTTTTACACATTTTTCAGGGCTcaaaccccagagcagcacatgaGCAAACAGGAACAGGCACTGAGGAAATTTTTCAaggcaaaaaaggcaaaaccatcTCCCACTTTATCCCAGGATTCCCACCAGGATTCCCCTCTCGCCTCTAAGATGAGCCAAGCAATTGTCAGGAACTCAGAAAAAGGcaaatcccaattcccacaAGCCTCATGTGCCTGTCACACTCCCCTTCTGGCAATTTCACTTTTAGGATTTAGGATCAAAGCTGCTCCCACCttccacagcagtgtcacattCCTCTGTTTCCTCGCTGGATCCTCAGAAATGATTCTCCAAAATTCCGGGCCTTGCAAAGGAGCTGCAAAACAACAATTTGGGAAGGACAGTGACACCTGAGTGTGGCAAAGCCCAGCCCTGAGAGTGTCCCTGACCCTGAGGCACAGACCTCTGATGTCCTGAACCAGGGtttgggctgctctgctccagtcACTCCAGTATCCAGCGCCGTCCAATTCCCTGCAGCGCACCTGGACCACGTAttccacacagagctgctccacttttatcacagcccagctgcctgcagggtcTGGCACCTCATAAAGCTGGGAGAGAAGGCAAAAAACTCAGAGTGAGAACAAAGGGATGTCCAGGCAGCTCTCAGAGTCAAAATTCCTGAGTGAATCCATGAGGAAGTGGGATTGTGAGGAATATTCCTTGGTGGACGCTGCAAATGCTTTTGGCTGTGATTTCCTCTGTGCACAAATGCCATAAAACCCAGCTCCACTCTAGAGGACAGCAGTGCAAGGATCCCTGCTCCAGTACCTGTGAGGGGTCAGCTGCACCcccttgtcttcattttcttctgccttcactcagagtcaggattaaaaacatgaaggagatgaattttctcgtgtttgggcttggttgtttattaaatcttatctaaagtacagagagttcttcAGCACTTCAGCTACCAGttaaagtgagcaaaatggagctgaatcCAGCTGGTTACCAGCTCTTTTAAAGCTCAACAGTCCAATAAAGAGTTAACACCTCTTTAATTGATAattttgacccaataaccaaacccctgtgacctgcagtgcagcactaactatccaaccaaaaattactgcctgaaactaggaaggagaaggaagaaggaagaagaaaatgaagatggGGTGA includes:
- the LEPR gene encoding leptin receptor; protein product: MCWQIIPATFVLMDFLQMAAAHCMVHPVPPGNFTLPCVLLNETFLSPFSAGSWRRELGTSQIKPLMNEENFLCCLWSASSIDCSLYRASMQARKFIPSEINLSAPQQRDWSWNMECWIRGKLDLLVCKLQLLGLELRADLKVNLLYSGSELSLGAASTSSLQGTVRVARCDCGDTASCECLVTSPRLNHTYVLWLQAGTGDTALGSPLLALQPTDIVKPEAPVKLHLELAERGQVKLCWSSPALLPFPLQHQVRICAPAGRGDSQVLQVALESSVAIDSALLDSPCSVQVRSSNLQGPGFWSDWSSPYNLTLGAQVLYFPSRTLTSAGSNISFLCLFQSSRDVVWWLNLAEQIPASQYSLLSPRVSQVTLFNLRVPEPGAPFLSHALYCCHQSRECHRGYAEFYVIDMDFNISCETDGYLSKMTCRWSANPTTLLLGSLQLRYHRSQIYCSDFPRLSPNSEVKECHFQGNHSYECTFQPIFLLSGYTLWIEFKHFLGTLESSPTCVIPADVVKPLPPSEVGAELSRNSWGLLNVSWTKPVFASRDLRFQIRWSSASREHIPWQLYEVPDPAGSWAVIKVEQLCVEYVVQVRCRELDGAGYWSDWSRAAQTLVQDIRAPLQGPEFWRIISEDPARKQRNVTLLWKPLMQNHSLCSVSSYIIKHQTPGNSSWEELVDHGTSWTFPWTEPTHTITILAMNSVGISAVNSDLTLSQQMSTVDAVQSLSAYLLNSSCVLLLWALSPHTPGIRSFVIEWRNLNNGEQMKWLRVPPNLRKYFIYDHFILIEKYQFSLYPVFAGGVGKARATDHFAKGGFETGSSGSLHLVLPIVFSTSVLLLGAVLVSHQRMKKLLWEDVPNPKNCSWAQGVNFQQPETLEHLFAKHPEPMSCEPLLLEAELVLGDISITKPSEKEEPGEFLGIDCTFPTPQDSECDSACSSSHFQSSSSSRSCQDGEGRAQCELRYATVIDNSPSGLCRHKTNPRSSLDSCFLGEHSLPLGAFSSGAWEVGSGAVLVFPGSQPSRALSLLSSEGFSEPLDDDFPGGAERSLYYLGITSLHKGHGDILLAGSSRGVCQLQSTALLKEGMVLQHIPADVREFIQGSLKPKGAVPYVPQFRVATAKGQEATEKK